A genome region from Pseudomonas helmanticensis includes the following:
- a CDS encoding MATE family efflux transporter, whose translation MSNLTTDWRDRPTHRKVWALAAPMILSNISVPLVALVDSTVIGHLPHAHQLGAVAVGASLYTFLAWAMGFLRMGTTGFAAQAAGRSDGAALRQILLQGLLLAMGLALLLGSLGVPMSGLALHFMQPSAELDQLTRDFFHTRLFGLPAALASYALVGWFLGTQNARAPLAILLTTNLINIVLNLWFVIGLDWGVVGSARASVIAEWSGALLGLLLTRKALRAYPGHIIWAALKLWQSWRPLLAVNRDIFIRSLALQSVFFMITVQGARLGDATVAANALLLNGLLLTAHALDGLAHAVEALCGHAIGARDRLALRRSLVVAGGWSLIASLGFAALFLLGGHLFIEMQTNIQSVRDTAFVYLPYLAVLPLIAVWSYLLDGLFIGATRAREMRNGMLLTVVLLLPFAWALQGLGNHGLWMSFLLFMVLRSLTLGAMAWWLKRNDGWFSGGVH comes from the coding sequence ATGTCCAACCTGACCACCGACTGGCGCGATCGTCCGACTCATCGCAAAGTCTGGGCGCTCGCTGCGCCGATGATCCTTTCCAATATTTCCGTACCGCTGGTAGCGCTGGTCGACAGCACCGTCATCGGTCATTTGCCCCACGCCCATCAGTTGGGTGCCGTGGCGGTGGGCGCCAGCCTGTATACCTTTCTCGCCTGGGCCATGGGCTTTCTGCGCATGGGCACCACCGGGTTTGCCGCGCAGGCGGCCGGGCGCAGCGATGGCGCGGCGTTGCGGCAGATTCTGTTGCAGGGCCTGCTACTGGCGATGGGACTGGCATTGCTGCTCGGCAGCCTCGGCGTACCGATGAGCGGCCTGGCGCTGCATTTCATGCAGCCGTCAGCGGAACTCGATCAGCTCACTCGCGACTTCTTCCACACGCGGCTGTTCGGCCTGCCGGCAGCGCTGGCCAGTTACGCGCTGGTTGGCTGGTTCCTCGGTACGCAGAACGCACGCGCGCCCCTGGCGATTCTGCTGACCACCAATCTGATCAACATCGTCCTCAATCTGTGGTTCGTCATTGGCCTGGACTGGGGCGTGGTCGGATCCGCGCGCGCCTCGGTGATCGCCGAATGGAGCGGCGCCCTGCTCGGCTTGCTGCTGACACGCAAAGCCTTACGCGCGTATCCCGGGCACATCATCTGGGCGGCGCTGAAGCTGTGGCAGAGCTGGCGACCCTTGCTGGCGGTCAATCGCGACATCTTCATCCGCAGCCTCGCACTGCAATCGGTGTTTTTCATGATCACCGTGCAAGGTGCGCGGCTCGGCGATGCGACGGTCGCGGCCAATGCGCTGCTGCTCAACGGCCTGCTGCTCACCGCCCACGCACTGGACGGGCTTGCGCATGCCGTTGAAGCGTTGTGCGGGCATGCCATCGGCGCGCGTGATCGTCTGGCCCTGCGCCGTTCGCTAGTGGTGGCCGGCGGCTGGTCATTGATCGCCAGCCTCGGTTTTGCTGCGCTGTTTCTTCTCGGCGGGCATCTGTTCATCGAGATGCAGACCAATATCCAGAGTGTGCGTGACACGGCGTTTGTCTACCTGCCTTATCTTGCCGTGCTGCCATTGATTGCGGTGTGGAGCTACCTGCTCGACGGCCTGTTCATCGGCGCCACCCGCGCCCGCGAAATGCGCAACGGCATGCTCCTGACCGTTGTCCTGCTATTGCCGTTCGCCTGGGCGCTGCAAGGGTTGGGCAATCACGGCCTGTGGATGTCGTTTCTGCTGTTCATGGTGCTGCGCAGCCTCACGCTCGGGGCGATGGCCTGGTGGCTGAAGCGCAATGACGGCTGGTTCAGCGGCGGCGTTCACTGA
- a CDS encoding DUF4136 domain-containing protein, which yields MFRRLALLAMAALLSACAANQVNHDFDASRDFAAYRSWSWKDPALQYRPDDPRIKSDLTEQRIRQAVTDQLDQRGLRPAAAGAKGDLNVQTYLIVEDRQQQVTTNYGGGWGGPWNGYWGAPMYNETRNITYKVATIQIDLLDGKDGKLVWRGSDEQMLASKPNPEDRSNAIRETVARILTNYPPR from the coding sequence ATGTTCCGCCGTCTCGCTTTACTGGCCATGGCCGCACTGCTCAGTGCTTGCGCCGCCAACCAGGTCAATCATGACTTCGACGCCAGCCGCGACTTTGCCGCCTATCGCAGCTGGAGCTGGAAAGACCCCGCCCTGCAATATCGCCCGGATGATCCACGGATCAAAAGCGACCTGACCGAGCAACGCATTCGCCAAGCGGTAACGGATCAACTTGATCAGCGTGGTCTGCGCCCGGCGGCTGCGGGCGCCAAAGGTGATTTGAATGTGCAGACTTATCTGATCGTCGAGGATCGTCAGCAACAAGTGACGACCAATTACGGCGGCGGTTGGGGCGGCCCATGGAATGGCTACTGGGGCGCGCCGATGTACAACGAAACGCGCAACATCACCTACAAAGTCGCGACCATCCAGATCGACCTGCTCGACGGCAAGGACGGCAAACTGGTGTGGCGCGGCAGCGACGAGCAAATGCTCGCCAGCAAGCCCAACCCCGAGGATCGCAGCAACGCCATCCGCGAGACGGTCGCCCGCATCCTCACCAACTACCCCCCACGCTAA
- a CDS encoding methyltransferase domain-containing protein gives MSDRHFDQLATRFAEKIYGGAKGAIRLAVLQADLAEALPDRPLRVLDIGGGLGHMSLWLAERGHDVTFTEPAAPMLEGARQRFAEAGQTATFIQAPWQALLGQLTEPYDLVICHAVLEWLAEPHAILPVLHQLTKPGGWLSLAFYNRDALIYRNLLKGHFKKMRKNDMAGEKQSLTPQQPLDPRELATQLDGLWQVESQSGIRVFHDYMPVEFQARAELVDLLEMELAHRRHPSFAGLGRYLHWICRPV, from the coding sequence ATGAGCGACCGGCATTTCGATCAGTTGGCGACGCGTTTCGCCGAAAAAATCTACGGCGGTGCCAAAGGCGCAATTCGCCTCGCGGTGTTGCAGGCCGACCTTGCCGAAGCGTTGCCGGATCGCCCGTTGCGGGTGCTCGACATCGGTGGTGGTCTCGGCCACATGTCTTTATGGCTGGCCGAACGTGGCCACGACGTGACCTTCACCGAGCCGGCCGCGCCGATGCTCGAAGGCGCCCGCCAGCGTTTCGCCGAGGCTGGGCAAACCGCGACGTTTATTCAGGCACCGTGGCAGGCGTTGCTCGGGCAACTCACCGAACCCTACGATCTGGTGATCTGCCACGCCGTGCTCGAGTGGCTCGCCGAACCCCACGCGATCCTGCCGGTGCTGCACCAATTGACCAAGCCCGGCGGCTGGTTGTCGCTGGCGTTCTACAACCGCGACGCGCTGATCTACCGCAACCTGCTCAAAGGCCATTTCAAGAAAATGCGCAAGAACGACATGGCCGGTGAAAAGCAGAGCCTGACCCCGCAGCAACCGCTCGATCCGCGCGAATTGGCAACGCAACTCGACGGCCTGTGGCAGGTCGAAAGCCAGAGCGGGATCCGGGTTTTTCACGACTACATGCCGGTGGAATTCCAGGCCCGCGCCGAACTCGTCGATTTGCTCGAGATGGAGCTCGCTCACCGTCGTCACCCAAGCTTCGCCGGGCTTGGGCGTTACCTGCACTGGATCTGCCGGCCGGTCTGA
- a CDS encoding DUF4136 domain-containing protein translates to MKAQSGLLLICLGLAACQGSNPYVAQSRPLPPAPPQAANTFDRSAYPAPPRDYGRYRSWAWLNGQLPPGTAWADSAQVAEAVSNALDQRGLRPLHDNRPADLLVSAHLSLQTRLRQAQDDYGYYGGGYGGYDRYGRGYGMYNSVPVVRTYSEQVVVVQVDLFDAGTGQPVWSASAETGAKGNQIDRTDSIREAVEKAMSAYPPS, encoded by the coding sequence ATGAAAGCTCAATCCGGGTTATTGCTGATCTGTCTGGGGTTGGCCGCCTGCCAGGGCAGCAACCCTTACGTGGCGCAGTCGCGGCCGTTGCCGCCGGCGCCGCCGCAAGCGGCCAACACCTTTGACCGCAGCGCTTACCCGGCGCCGCCGCGTGATTACGGGCGCTACCGCAGTTGGGCCTGGCTTAACGGTCAATTGCCGCCGGGTACGGCGTGGGCGGATTCGGCGCAAGTGGCCGAGGCGGTGAGCAACGCGCTGGATCAACGGGGTTTGCGCCCTTTGCATGACAATCGTCCGGCCGACCTGTTGGTCAGCGCCCATCTGAGCCTGCAAACGCGCTTGCGTCAGGCGCAGGACGATTACGGCTACTACGGCGGCGGATACGGCGGCTATGATCGTTATGGGCGCGGCTACGGCATGTACAACAGCGTGCCGGTGGTGCGCACCTATTCCGAGCAGGTCGTGGTGGTGCAAGTCGATCTGTTTGACGCCGGCACGGGGCAACCGGTGTGGAGTGCCAGCGCGGAAACCGGCGCCAAGGGCAATCAGATTGACCGCACGGATTCGATTCGCGAGGCTGTGGAAAAGGCCATGTCGGCGTATCCTCCCAGTTAG
- a CDS encoding PAS domain-containing sensor histidine kinase, translating to MSAGETLFSRLLNRQPGTSPPLESPVAQSVGLQLYLDGDGQVLHLSGPLRHLLAQRMASTQPAHLLDYLLPHSSLAVEGQPADWQGQLLDLDFFSLAGPPLHLRGWVQAQGDGWLLQMLDIGDLLGERRQARSREQAQMLATQIRDQLRLCSLARLPDALGEQLQRLSQQLHIPCLAVALLDEQGLGWQIHQHYTALNAPRLWREQQRLGTGLDSLNGAAPQRLLSSEQPRLSALFGPHAGFAVPYRDAQGVAAWLLCADYNAQQQAPDLSDHDWLLLAAAVAAPLLERLREHRHHQQLERLETLQALLGTGWWEVFSDSNEVQLAPTLAQSLALTTTRLPIQDWFNQVHPADRDELRSRLQALQDEGVPLELCVRWQADAQSLPLWYRLQGRSLGIGAQRRLVGFMLDISDIKNQQQQAAAAHARLDNLIASSPAVIYVQRYVAGALQPTFFSASLSALLGWSLADCDDGRLVEHVHPDDRPHYFERTRQLLREGAVSARYRVLDHQGNVHWLLDEAKLLRDDLGLPVEAVGLWLDVTDATLAAEQVKASEERYRILVEDSPAMICRYRPDLTLTFGNRPLAMYLECAPEQLPGVNLGSWMSDEQREAFLQRLAQLTPEVPVSTAEINLCLPGREHAWWVWSDRGVFDEHGTLIEVQAVGRDNTEVRRSQQQLTQSAKMATLGEMATGLAHEINQPLNVMRMAIVNVLKRLSNGDVQIDYLTDKLNRIDAQVQRAARVVDHMRVFGRRSEVEQQPFNPLEAIEGTLSLLSEGLRGKGVELRIKEAGFQVQVRGYVDQLEQVLINLMVNARDALLGKREANRDFQPWIALHAECDEHVVRLWVEDNGGGIDPRLLERIFEPFFTTKPVGVGTGLGLSVSYGIIDNMGGRLSVRNGDEGARFCIELPIALTD from the coding sequence TTGAGTGCCGGTGAAACGCTGTTCAGCCGCTTGCTCAATCGACAACCCGGCACCTCCCCACCACTGGAAAGCCCGGTGGCGCAAAGCGTCGGCCTGCAGTTGTATCTGGATGGCGACGGCCAGGTCCTGCACCTGAGCGGGCCATTACGGCACTTGCTCGCGCAACGCATGGCCAGCACGCAACCTGCGCATCTGCTGGATTACCTGCTGCCGCACAGCAGTCTTGCCGTGGAGGGACAACCGGCCGACTGGCAAGGACAATTGCTCGACCTCGATTTTTTCAGCCTCGCCGGCCCGCCGCTGCACTTGCGCGGCTGGGTGCAAGCGCAGGGTGACGGCTGGCTCCTGCAGATGCTCGATATCGGCGATTTGCTCGGTGAACGGCGTCAGGCGCGTAGCCGCGAGCAAGCGCAAATGCTCGCCACGCAGATTCGCGATCAATTACGCCTGTGCAGCCTCGCCCGCCTGCCGGATGCGCTGGGCGAGCAGTTGCAACGCCTGAGTCAGCAATTGCACATCCCGTGTCTGGCGGTAGCGCTGCTCGACGAGCAAGGCCTGGGCTGGCAGATTCATCAGCATTACACCGCGTTGAACGCGCCCCGACTGTGGCGTGAACAGCAGCGTTTGGGCACTGGCCTCGACAGTTTGAACGGTGCAGCACCGCAACGTTTGCTGAGCAGCGAACAGCCGCGTCTGAGCGCATTGTTCGGCCCGCATGCAGGTTTCGCCGTGCCCTATCGCGATGCCCAAGGCGTGGCGGCATGGCTGCTGTGCGCCGACTACAACGCGCAACAACAGGCGCCGGACCTCAGCGATCACGACTGGCTGCTGCTAGCAGCGGCGGTGGCAGCACCGTTACTGGAGCGCTTGCGCGAGCATCGTCACCATCAGCAACTGGAACGCCTGGAAACCCTGCAAGCGCTGCTCGGCACCGGTTGGTGGGAAGTATTCAGCGACAGCAACGAAGTGCAGTTGGCGCCGACACTGGCGCAAAGCCTGGCGTTGACGACGACGCGGTTGCCGATTCAGGACTGGTTCAATCAGGTTCACCCCGCCGACCGCGATGAGCTGCGCAGTCGCCTGCAAGCGCTGCAAGACGAAGGCGTGCCGCTGGAGTTGTGCGTGCGCTGGCAAGCCGACGCGCAATCGTTGCCGCTGTGGTATCGCCTGCAAGGCCGCTCTTTGGGCATCGGTGCCCAGCGCCGGCTGGTGGGTTTCATGCTCGACATCAGCGACATCAAGAATCAGCAGCAACAGGCCGCCGCAGCCCATGCGCGGCTGGACAATCTGATCGCCAGTTCGCCCGCCGTGATCTACGTGCAACGCTACGTTGCCGGGGCGCTGCAACCGACGTTTTTCAGCGCCAGCCTGAGCGCTCTTTTGGGCTGGAGTCTGGCTGACTGCGACGATGGCCGTCTGGTCGAACACGTCCATCCTGATGATCGCCCACACTATTTCGAACGCACTCGGCAGTTGCTGCGCGAAGGCGCGGTGAGCGCGCGTTATCGAGTGCTTGACCATCAGGGCAACGTGCACTGGCTGCTCGACGAAGCCAAGTTGCTGCGCGACGATCTCGGCTTGCCGGTAGAAGCCGTCGGCCTGTGGCTGGACGTGACTGACGCCACTCTTGCCGCCGAACAGGTCAAGGCCAGTGAAGAGCGCTACCGGATTTTGGTGGAAGATTCGCCGGCGATGATTTGCCGTTATCGCCCGGACCTGACCCTGACGTTCGGCAACCGCCCTTTGGCGATGTACCTGGAATGCGCGCCGGAGCAATTGCCCGGGGTCAATCTGGGCAGCTGGATGTCGGACGAGCAACGTGAAGCATTCCTCCAGCGTCTCGCGCAACTGACGCCGGAGGTGCCGGTGAGCACAGCGGAAATCAACCTGTGCCTGCCCGGCCGTGAGCATGCCTGGTGGGTCTGGTCGGATCGCGGCGTGTTCGATGAACACGGCACACTGATCGAGGTACAAGCGGTGGGCCGCGACAACACCGAAGTGCGCCGCTCGCAGCAACAACTGACGCAAAGCGCAAAAATGGCCACCCTTGGCGAAATGGCCACCGGCCTCGCGCATGAAATCAATCAGCCGCTGAACGTCATGCGCATGGCCATCGTCAATGTGCTCAAGCGTTTGAGCAATGGCGACGTGCAGATCGACTACCTGACCGACAAACTCAATCGCATCGACGCGCAAGTGCAACGGGCCGCGCGGGTGGTCGATCACATGCGCGTGTTCGGCCGGCGCTCGGAAGTCGAACAGCAGCCGTTCAATCCGCTGGAGGCGATCGAAGGCACGCTGTCGCTGCTGTCTGAAGGATTGCGCGGCAAAGGTGTCGAATTGCGGATCAAGGAGGCTGGCTTTCAGGTTCAGGTGCGCGGTTACGTCGATCAACTTGAACAAGTGCTGATCAATCTGATGGTCAATGCCCGCGACGCGCTGCTCGGCAAGCGCGAAGCCAACCGCGACTTCCAGCCGTGGATCGCCCTGCATGCCGAGTGTGACGAACACGTCGTGCGGCTGTGGGTCGAGGACAATGGCGGCGGCATCGACCCGCGTTTGCTGGAACGTATTTTCGAGCCGTTTTTCACCACCAAACCGGTCGGTGTCGGCACCGGTCTGGGCTTGTCGGTGAGTTACGGCATCATCGACAACATGGGCGGACGCCTGAGTGTGCGCAACGGCGACGAGGGTGCGCGGTTCTGCATCGAGCTGCCGATTGCGCTGACCGATTAG
- a CDS encoding DUF4123 domain-containing protein — MSAVAQWLLLDSVDAPQALTTLRAGFAGVQCFWLFDGTEFQSIREQGPLLISLQNCPALAALCHSDPQTWRGLLLESTTPVEPLLGHLRRMLTVSFGLSHRALLGFYNRQTASYFFDACDARELSRWLGPIRQVRWFGGTWADRGVGSEGWQQLRNPRLPVERLAIEETLSPRQCERLQTCLLEQHIWRWSQSMGIAYAQLSLHAGQGMALGFTERAVLDGWLWLRLQHPREVLVPQPAGLTQQERLDYLRRHWQKE; from the coding sequence ATGAGCGCCGTCGCGCAGTGGTTGTTACTCGACAGTGTCGATGCGCCGCAGGCCTTGACCACGTTACGCGCAGGCTTCGCTGGCGTGCAGTGTTTCTGGCTGTTCGACGGCACCGAGTTTCAATCCATTCGTGAGCAAGGGCCGCTGTTGATCAGCCTGCAGAACTGCCCGGCGCTGGCGGCCTTGTGTCACAGCGATCCACAGACCTGGCGCGGCCTGCTCCTCGAAAGCACAACGCCTGTGGAGCCGTTGCTCGGGCATTTGCGCCGCATGCTCACCGTTTCATTCGGCCTGAGCCATCGGGCCTTGCTGGGCTTTTACAACCGCCAGACCGCCAGCTACTTCTTCGATGCCTGCGATGCCCGCGAGTTGAGCCGCTGGCTCGGGCCGATCCGGCAGGTGCGCTGGTTCGGTGGCACCTGGGCGGATCGCGGCGTCGGCTCTGAGGGCTGGCAACAGTTACGCAACCCGCGCCTGCCGGTCGAACGCCTGGCAATCGAGGAAACGCTGAGCCCGCGCCAGTGCGAGCGCCTGCAGACTTGCCTGCTGGAGCAGCATATCTGGCGCTGGAGCCAATCCATGGGTATCGCCTATGCGCAGTTGTCGCTGCATGCCGGGCAAGGCATGGCGCTGGGATTTACCGAGCGCGCGGTGCTCGATGGCTGGTTGTGGCTACGCTTGCAGCATCCGCGTGAAGTTTTGGTGCCGCAACCGGCGGGGCTGACGCAACAGGAGCGGCTCGATTATTTGCGGCGACACTGGCAGAAAGAATAA
- a CDS encoding alpha/beta hydrolase, which translates to MSVGFRQWLGSTWFGAITSVLLMLSLGGCSPVKILNALTPDDTFSRTTGIAYGADPRQKLDVYVPRQPLADAPVVVFFYGGSWNSGDRGDYTFVGEALASRGIVAVVADYRLYPQVRYPAFLEDGAQALAWTKAHIREYSGNPQRLYLLGHSSGGYNAAMLALDADFLAAVGMSPHDLRGWIGLAGPYDFLPIKNPDVRPVFFWPDSPPQSQPINHVSRGAPPALLIAATEDDLVNPSRNTGGLARKLRGAGVPVQDLYYSRPSHVTLVATLSRPLRQLAPVLDQIVGFIQHTPTQ; encoded by the coding sequence ATGAGCGTTGGTTTTCGGCAATGGCTCGGTTCAACGTGGTTCGGCGCAATCACCAGCGTCCTGCTGATGTTGAGCCTCGGTGGCTGTTCGCCGGTGAAAATCCTCAATGCGCTGACGCCGGACGACACCTTCAGCCGCACGACGGGTATCGCCTATGGTGCTGATCCACGGCAGAAGCTCGACGTCTACGTGCCGCGTCAGCCGCTCGCCGATGCGCCGGTCGTGGTGTTTTTCTACGGCGGCAGCTGGAACAGTGGCGATCGCGGGGATTACACCTTCGTCGGCGAAGCGTTGGCCTCGCGGGGGATTGTTGCGGTGGTGGCGGATTATCGCTTGTACCCGCAGGTGCGCTATCCGGCGTTTCTCGAGGACGGCGCGCAGGCGCTGGCTTGGACCAAGGCGCATATCCGCGAGTATTCCGGCAACCCGCAACGCTTGTATTTGCTCGGTCACAGTTCCGGCGGATACAACGCGGCGATGCTCGCCCTCGATGCGGATTTTCTCGCGGCGGTGGGCATGTCACCCCACGATCTGCGTGGCTGGATCGGACTGGCCGGGCCTTATGATTTCCTGCCGATCAAAAATCCTGACGTGCGCCCGGTGTTCTTCTGGCCGGATTCACCGCCACAATCGCAGCCGATCAACCATGTCAGCCGAGGCGCACCGCCGGCCTTGCTGATTGCCGCGACCGAGGATGATCTGGTCAACCCGTCACGCAATACCGGCGGCCTGGCGCGCAAGCTGCGCGGGGCCGGGGTGCCGGTGCAGGATCTGTATTACTCGCGGCCCAGCCATGTGACGCTGGTCGCGACATTGTCGCGGCCGCTGCGGCAATTGGCGCCGGTACTCGATCAAATCGTCGGCTTCATCCAGCACACGCCGACTCAGTGA
- a CDS encoding MazG-like family protein: MNLVELTERLHAIRDRNDWRQFHSPKNLAMAASVEMSELVEIFQWLSEDQSRQLPAEKLAHAGQEVGDIVLYLLLLCSELGLDMNEVVRAKLADSERRFS, translated from the coding sequence ATGAACCTTGTTGAACTGACCGAACGCCTGCACGCCATTCGCGACCGCAATGACTGGCGGCAATTTCACAGCCCGAAAAACCTGGCCATGGCCGCCAGCGTCGAAATGTCTGAACTGGTGGAAATTTTCCAGTGGCTGAGCGAGGACCAGTCGCGCCAGTTGCCCGCTGAAAAACTCGCCCACGCCGGGCAGGAAGTCGGCGATATCGTGCTGTATCTGTTGCTGCTGTGCAGCGAGTTGGGCCTGGACATGAATGAAGTGGTGCGCGCCAAGCTCGCCGACAGCGAACGGCGGTTCAGCTGA
- a CDS encoding TadG family pilus assembly protein, with product MSPRSHFNGPARQRGAIGLMAALTLGLALVCMVLVVDSGRLYMEQRRLQRVVDVAALEAISRSGDCLTGLSAAAFATASAARNGFAVAQDTTLAVTCGTVQTGANNLRAFTVDASKKEAISVVATRVVPTSVGAALYALFRPGSVAPTTRLHATAVGTSAILPPMAQLTIGTTALTVDASKSAALNALWGGLLGGSLNLSVAGWQGLVDTNISLLSYLNQLALDVHVDAGNYTQVLSQSIQINQLIDTAITVLTKGGSTTSVAVSGLLGLKAIVGNTSVVLGQLLQLQTGATSAALNANLQVFQLLEAVVQLANSQNALTATVPLSIPGLVNGSVKVKVIQPPQLSAVGNPALAKADPMGANRIYVKTAQVRTLISLNLPLLSGVAGLASAIVSTPLVGGLTDTLNNLLHLNIAGTLNSLFCALGGTCQRTNLQILPTSSIDILLEAAAADSHVTDFNCVSDATKSLTTQTNSSLVKLKVGKIDATNAFSSSADVTVQPLALIDVGVITCTIPLLGLGSATCDQSTRKPFYGGGLGVMVDTSVASMQNIHTYNQPPEIKQTPLNYSFGTQGLVNSLKGTLSGVQVQAYKPTGSSLLGGLLTTTADVLASVNSTLGVVIDNLLSPVLDPILDGLLANLGITLNKVDVGANLSCRPPGQPMLAI from the coding sequence ATGTCGCCTCGTTCGCATTTCAACGGCCCGGCCCGGCAACGCGGGGCGATCGGTCTGATGGCGGCGTTAACCCTCGGCCTGGCGCTGGTGTGCATGGTGCTGGTGGTCGACAGCGGTCGCTTGTACATGGAACAACGGCGCTTGCAGCGGGTGGTCGATGTCGCCGCGCTCGAGGCGATCTCGCGCAGCGGTGATTGCCTGACAGGGCTCAGCGCCGCCGCTTTTGCCACCGCCAGCGCCGCGCGCAATGGTTTTGCCGTGGCGCAGGATACGACCCTTGCCGTGACCTGCGGCACCGTGCAAACCGGTGCGAACAACCTGCGTGCCTTCACCGTCGATGCCAGCAAGAAAGAAGCGATCAGCGTCGTCGCCACGCGCGTGGTGCCCACCAGTGTTGGCGCCGCACTGTACGCGTTGTTCCGGCCGGGCAGCGTCGCTCCGACCACGCGCCTGCACGCGACGGCGGTGGGCACGTCGGCGATTCTGCCGCCGATGGCGCAACTGACCATCGGTACCACCGCACTGACGGTCGACGCCAGCAAGTCAGCCGCGTTGAATGCGCTGTGGGGCGGACTGCTCGGCGGCAGCCTCAACCTCAGCGTCGCCGGTTGGCAAGGTCTGGTGGACACCAATATCAGTCTGCTCAGTTATCTCAATCAACTGGCGCTCGACGTCCACGTCGACGCCGGTAACTACACCCAGGTACTCAGTCAAAGCATCCAGATCAATCAACTGATCGACACCGCCATCACCGTATTGACCAAGGGTGGCAGCACCACCAGTGTCGCGGTCAGCGGCTTGCTCGGGTTGAAGGCCATCGTCGGCAACACCTCGGTGGTGCTCGGTCAGTTGCTGCAACTGCAAACTGGCGCGACCTCGGCCGCGCTTAATGCCAATCTGCAGGTGTTCCAGTTACTCGAAGCCGTGGTGCAACTGGCCAACAGTCAGAACGCCCTGACCGCCACCGTGCCATTGAGCATTCCGGGGCTGGTCAATGGTTCGGTGAAAGTCAAAGTCATCCAGCCGCCGCAGTTGTCGGCAGTGGGCAACCCGGCGCTGGCCAAGGCCGACCCGATGGGCGCCAACCGCATCTACGTGAAAACCGCGCAGGTACGCACACTGATCTCGCTGAACCTGCCACTGCTGTCCGGTGTCGCCGGTCTGGCCAGCGCCATCGTCAGTACGCCGCTGGTCGGTGGCTTGACCGACACCCTCAACAACCTGCTGCACCTGAACATCGCCGGCACGCTGAACTCGTTGTTCTGCGCATTGGGCGGCACCTGTCAGCGCACCAATCTGCAAATTCTGCCGACCTCGAGCATCGACATCCTCCTTGAAGCTGCCGCTGCTGACAGCCATGTCACCGATTTCAACTGCGTCAGCGATGCGACGAAAAGCCTGACCACCCAGACCAACTCGTCACTGGTCAAACTCAAGGTCGGCAAGATCGACGCGACCAATGCGTTTTCCTCCTCGGCCGATGTCACCGTGCAGCCATTGGCGTTGATCGATGTCGGCGTCATCACCTGCACCATTCCGCTGCTCGGGCTGGGCTCGGCGACGTGCGACCAGAGCACGCGCAAACCGTTTTACGGCGGCGGTCTCGGGGTTATGGTCGATACCTCAGTGGCGAGCATGCAGAACATCCACACCTACAACCAGCCACCGGAAATCAAGCAGACGCCGCTGAATTACAGCTTCGGTACGCAGGGCCTGGTCAATAGTCTGAAAGGCACCTTGAGCGGGGTTCAGGTGCAGGCGTACAAACCCACCGGTTCGAGTTTGCTCGGTGGCTTGCTGACCACCACTGCGGACGTGCTGGCGAGCGTCAACAGTACGTTGGGCGTGGTCATCGACAATCTGCTCAGCCCGGTACTCGACCCGATTCTTGATGGTTTGCTGGCCAATCTCGGCATCACCCTGAACAAGGTCGATGTCGGCGCCAACCTCAGTTGCCGGCCACCGGGGCAGCCGATGCTGGCGATCTAA